From one Gossypium hirsutum isolate 1008001.06 chromosome D08, Gossypium_hirsutum_v2.1, whole genome shotgun sequence genomic stretch:
- the LOC107909073 gene encoding uncharacterized protein isoform X2: MEEAFMNFLQDDTSSDGILELEPMNSYNRLLLHRLADIFGFAHESIGEGDDRHLILQRCPETSIPSILVSDILWQCDEPQSLTASRHILTREGTKPVMEKNLPSFELSLEEREAAYLAARERIFAMDVGEVREPVKHKPRTVPIVARRMIAHALGQRINLCNLDDSARDLKDRGKTDEPSVHDTDKVDNNSRTETHQDAVLEQRKPVDACSKANSNTSKHNTSVVCERNVSDEQTEKRPTNASIPGRSRNRVNKEYSKEEHLGAAKRMFANALGLRSATDSRSSERKTTQ; encoded by the exons ATGGAGGAGGCTTTTATGAATTTCCTTCAGGATGATACAAG CTCAGATGGGATCCTAGAGTTGGAACCTATGAATTCATACAATCGGCTTCTCCTGCATCGTCTTGCAGATATATTTGG ATTTGCTCATGAATCAATTGGTGAAGGAGACGATCGGCATTTGATTTTGCAACGATGCCCAGAGACATCAAT ACCTTCCATTCTTGTTAGTGATATACTATGGCAGTGTGATGAGCCTCAGTCTCTCACAGCATCTCGCCATATATTAACAAGAGAAGGAACTAAACCAG TAATGGAGAAAAACTTGCCTTCGTTTGAGCTTAGTCTTGAGGAAAGAGAAGCAGCTTACTTAGCTGCTCGAGAACGGATTTTTGCAATGGATGTTGGAGAGGTTCGAGAACCTGTTAAGCATAAGCCACGAACTGTTCCTATTGTAGCTCGTCGAATGATTGCACATGCTTTAGGCCAAAGAATTAACTTATGTAATCTAGACGATAGTGCCCGGGATTTGAAAGACCGGGGTAAAACTGATGAACCAAGTGTTCATGATACagataaagttgataataattcgAGAACAGAAACTCATCAGGATGCTGTTCTTGAACAGAGGAAACCGGTGGATGCATGTAGTAAAGCAAATAGCAACACAAGTAAACATAATACTTCGGTAGTTTGTGAGAGGAATGTTTCTGATGAACAAACCGAAAAGCGACCAACCAATGCTAGTATACCAGGTAGAAGTCGAAATAGAGTTAACAAAGAGTACTCTAAAGAAGAACATCTAGGAGCTGCAAAGCGAATGTTTGCTAATGCTTTAGGTTTGCGCTCGGCTACGGATTCGAGAAGTAGTGAAAGGAAGACAACACAGTAG
- the LOC107909073 gene encoding uncharacterized protein isoform X1, whose translation MSFTQFAMVEELAFLVKDNLPCKHLVLSMEEAFMNFLQDDTSSDGILELEPMNSYNRLLLHRLADIFGFAHESIGEGDDRHLILQRCPETSIPSILVSDILWQCDEPQSLTASRHILTREGTKPVMEKNLPSFELSLEEREAAYLAARERIFAMDVGEVREPVKHKPRTVPIVARRMIAHALGQRINLCNLDDSARDLKDRGKTDEPSVHDTDKVDNNSRTETHQDAVLEQRKPVDACSKANSNTSKHNTSVVCERNVSDEQTEKRPTNASIPGRSRNRVNKEYSKEEHLGAAKRMFANALGLRSATDSRSSERKTTQ comes from the exons ATGAGCTTTACGCAGTTCGCAATG GTGGAGGAACTGGCGTTTCTAGTTAAGGACAATCTTCCTTGCAAGCATCTAGTTCTGTCAATGGAGGAGGCTTTTATGAATTTCCTTCAGGATGATACAAG CTCAGATGGGATCCTAGAGTTGGAACCTATGAATTCATACAATCGGCTTCTCCTGCATCGTCTTGCAGATATATTTGG ATTTGCTCATGAATCAATTGGTGAAGGAGACGATCGGCATTTGATTTTGCAACGATGCCCAGAGACATCAAT ACCTTCCATTCTTGTTAGTGATATACTATGGCAGTGTGATGAGCCTCAGTCTCTCACAGCATCTCGCCATATATTAACAAGAGAAGGAACTAAACCAG TAATGGAGAAAAACTTGCCTTCGTTTGAGCTTAGTCTTGAGGAAAGAGAAGCAGCTTACTTAGCTGCTCGAGAACGGATTTTTGCAATGGATGTTGGAGAGGTTCGAGAACCTGTTAAGCATAAGCCACGAACTGTTCCTATTGTAGCTCGTCGAATGATTGCACATGCTTTAGGCCAAAGAATTAACTTATGTAATCTAGACGATAGTGCCCGGGATTTGAAAGACCGGGGTAAAACTGATGAACCAAGTGTTCATGATACagataaagttgataataattcgAGAACAGAAACTCATCAGGATGCTGTTCTTGAACAGAGGAAACCGGTGGATGCATGTAGTAAAGCAAATAGCAACACAAGTAAACATAATACTTCGGTAGTTTGTGAGAGGAATGTTTCTGATGAACAAACCGAAAAGCGACCAACCAATGCTAGTATACCAGGTAGAAGTCGAAATAGAGTTAACAAAGAGTACTCTAAAGAAGAACATCTAGGAGCTGCAAAGCGAATGTTTGCTAATGCTTTAGGTTTGCGCTCGGCTACGGATTCGAGAAGTAGTGAAAGGAAGACAACACAGTAG
- the LOC107909073 gene encoding uncharacterized protein isoform X4: protein MIQDGILELEPMNSYNRLLLHRLADIFGFAHESIGEGDDRHLILQRCPETSIPSILVSDILWQCDEPQSLTASRHILTREGTKPVMEKNLPSFELSLEEREAAYLAARERIFAMDVGEVREPVKHKPRTVPIVARRMIAHALGQRINLCNLDDSARDLKDRGKTDEPSVHDTDKVDNNSRTETHQDAVLEQRKPVDACSKANSNTSKHNTSVVCERNVSDEQTEKRPTNASIPGRSRNRVNKEYSKEEHLGAAKRMFANALGLRSATDSRSSERKTTQ from the exons ATGATACAAG ATGGGATCCTAGAGTTGGAACCTATGAATTCATACAATCGGCTTCTCCTGCATCGTCTTGCAGATATATTTGG ATTTGCTCATGAATCAATTGGTGAAGGAGACGATCGGCATTTGATTTTGCAACGATGCCCAGAGACATCAAT ACCTTCCATTCTTGTTAGTGATATACTATGGCAGTGTGATGAGCCTCAGTCTCTCACAGCATCTCGCCATATATTAACAAGAGAAGGAACTAAACCAG TAATGGAGAAAAACTTGCCTTCGTTTGAGCTTAGTCTTGAGGAAAGAGAAGCAGCTTACTTAGCTGCTCGAGAACGGATTTTTGCAATGGATGTTGGAGAGGTTCGAGAACCTGTTAAGCATAAGCCACGAACTGTTCCTATTGTAGCTCGTCGAATGATTGCACATGCTTTAGGCCAAAGAATTAACTTATGTAATCTAGACGATAGTGCCCGGGATTTGAAAGACCGGGGTAAAACTGATGAACCAAGTGTTCATGATACagataaagttgataataattcgAGAACAGAAACTCATCAGGATGCTGTTCTTGAACAGAGGAAACCGGTGGATGCATGTAGTAAAGCAAATAGCAACACAAGTAAACATAATACTTCGGTAGTTTGTGAGAGGAATGTTTCTGATGAACAAACCGAAAAGCGACCAACCAATGCTAGTATACCAGGTAGAAGTCGAAATAGAGTTAACAAAGAGTACTCTAAAGAAGAACATCTAGGAGCTGCAAAGCGAATGTTTGCTAATGCTTTAGGTTTGCGCTCGGCTACGGATTCGAGAAGTAGTGAAAGGAAGACAACACAGTAG
- the LOC107909073 gene encoding uncharacterized protein isoform X3, whose translation MIQVLDCSSDGILELEPMNSYNRLLLHRLADIFGFAHESIGEGDDRHLILQRCPETSIPSILVSDILWQCDEPQSLTASRHILTREGTKPVMEKNLPSFELSLEEREAAYLAARERIFAMDVGEVREPVKHKPRTVPIVARRMIAHALGQRINLCNLDDSARDLKDRGKTDEPSVHDTDKVDNNSRTETHQDAVLEQRKPVDACSKANSNTSKHNTSVVCERNVSDEQTEKRPTNASIPGRSRNRVNKEYSKEEHLGAAKRMFANALGLRSATDSRSSERKTTQ comes from the exons ATGATACAAG TGTTGGATTGCAGCTCAGATGGGATCCTAGAGTTGGAACCTATGAATTCATACAATCGGCTTCTCCTGCATCGTCTTGCAGATATATTTGG ATTTGCTCATGAATCAATTGGTGAAGGAGACGATCGGCATTTGATTTTGCAACGATGCCCAGAGACATCAAT ACCTTCCATTCTTGTTAGTGATATACTATGGCAGTGTGATGAGCCTCAGTCTCTCACAGCATCTCGCCATATATTAACAAGAGAAGGAACTAAACCAG TAATGGAGAAAAACTTGCCTTCGTTTGAGCTTAGTCTTGAGGAAAGAGAAGCAGCTTACTTAGCTGCTCGAGAACGGATTTTTGCAATGGATGTTGGAGAGGTTCGAGAACCTGTTAAGCATAAGCCACGAACTGTTCCTATTGTAGCTCGTCGAATGATTGCACATGCTTTAGGCCAAAGAATTAACTTATGTAATCTAGACGATAGTGCCCGGGATTTGAAAGACCGGGGTAAAACTGATGAACCAAGTGTTCATGATACagataaagttgataataattcgAGAACAGAAACTCATCAGGATGCTGTTCTTGAACAGAGGAAACCGGTGGATGCATGTAGTAAAGCAAATAGCAACACAAGTAAACATAATACTTCGGTAGTTTGTGAGAGGAATGTTTCTGATGAACAAACCGAAAAGCGACCAACCAATGCTAGTATACCAGGTAGAAGTCGAAATAGAGTTAACAAAGAGTACTCTAAAGAAGAACATCTAGGAGCTGCAAAGCGAATGTTTGCTAATGCTTTAGGTTTGCGCTCGGCTACGGATTCGAGAAGTAGTGAAAGGAAGACAACACAGTAG